The Euwallacea fornicatus isolate EFF26 chromosome 5, ASM4011564v1, whole genome shotgun sequence genome includes the window GAATTAGAAGTTCAAAAGAAGAAGCTTGAAGTGATGAAGAAAGCAGCTATGGCAAATCTCCAGGGTGGCAAGACTGTAAATTTTGGTAAACAAGCTAAAATTACTAATAGTAGTCATAAGGTTATCAAGGAAGAAGAGGAGGAGCAGCAAGTGACTTATGAAATCTTGGAGATACCCTTTTGACGCGCGGATTTTGTTTCTTGTGAGTTGTTCATTTCTTGTATTGTTTATGTTTAAGGTAGATACTTGTAGTTATTTAGGTAAAGGGTAAACCTCGATAAGAAATTTCGGTttcttttaggaaaatttcaaatgggtATTGTTGTTTTCATGGCAAATGTACCAAACTCACTGAAACAAAAGCCGCGTGTTACAAACGGGCCCTAACTCCTATACCCATTTCAGATTTTCCATGTCGTTGGCCGGATGAGGCGACCAGTTTGTTAATTTCGATTGTACGTCGAAGGAAATTCGAAATCGCCAACAGAAATAAGCAGAAAAAGCCCGCGTTGTGGAAAGAAATCACCCAAGAAATGGTGGACAAGGGCTATCAGGTGTCGATGAAGGAAATCAAATCCAAGTGGAGGAACCTTATAAGAACTTACAACTTGCGGACCAAGAATCCGAGACAAAAGGGGTTTAAGTTCAAGTTTTATAAAGAAATCGGGGACTTTTTTGAGGAGACCCGATCGTTGGGCCTGGATCCTCATCAGTTCTTTCAGGTTTGGGTCGAATGAATAAGCGTATACTGTCTAAGTCATGAATATTACATAGTAGGACCATAACTTGTATATAATTTTGGATGATTTCaggagattattttttatatatatttcagtccgtattgtttattaatagtactttgtgcCTATGACGAATAAATTGTTTCAGAGCCAATgatttgcagttttttaaattgagaaaattcgTAATAATTGTTACCCCAAAAGATGCGTTACAATGATTCTAACTAAAACGCTTTTATTTATCAGATAAATGTACAAGTCGGCTAAAATCAAAACGCAAGAACTAATTTACAACTTAAAGCGATTTAACGCATGAGTCCACCTCAGAGTCTCTGGCCAAATCAAtaaatacttccaaaaataaaacattaatgaTTATTACAAATAACGTTTCCTTACACCTACTCAGGAATTTAACgcttaaaaattacaaataaacatCATCGGAGGTATTAAATGAGACCTCGTTTCTTTTTGTAATCCTGCAGGTTGAGGCTTCGTCGAGGTCCCACATCTTTCGGTGTCGCTTTAGTCACTACGTTTACCGAAGCCgctgaaacaaaattttagaaaattaaattcggaCGGGTGTCAACGCAACAAAATAGTCAAATATtttgatcatcattttgtTGATAATTGGTTAACATACAGGGTAGCGGAACTTCCAAATCAATCTTGATATCGAAATCGTGCGCCGAGAACAAATCCTCTTGAGACACTTGAGGCAACTTAAAATCCTGCTTCTTCTGTTGTTGCGCGTCCTCGTTCTGTTTACTCTCTAGTGCTTGTCGCTCAGCTTGGGCTTGTCTCTCCGCCTCGGCAATTGCCTCTTTTTCACCAGCCTTAAAATTCATGCGCGGCTTCGTCGAGCGTCTTGTAAAAGGGTCGTCCACCTTCTTGCCCTTATTAGCTCTAATCTCTGCAATAATGGCCTTTTCCGCTTCTTCCACGTTGCGTTTCCTGTTGCGGTCGTTAATGTATGAAATACTGGAAATAGTGGCAGTGCGTCGCTTGTCCAGCTCCGAAGCTCTAAATAATCGAACGAACAGtgaatttatttcctttttgctTATACAATTGTACCTTTCTTCTAGTTGGGCCAATTTATCACTCATCTCTTGCGCATAGTTGTCGTCGCCGCGGCCCAAAGCAGCCTCCCTTTCCTTCATTAAAGTCGCCTTCTTCATTGCGTAGTTGTGAGGGTTTTGCTTGAATCGCTCTTTTTCTTTTAGctagaataataataatacttgAGGCGCATTCGCCATTTAGAAAAGAATTCTTTATCAAACACGACAACCTACCTTATTAACAAAGTGTAGAgtatagaaattaaaatgacaacgaacaaaattaaatgaaaatttaaaaccaataGTGTGGCTCAAAACACTAAATTGAAATCACTTAATttaccaaaacaataaaagaaattacaaTTCTATCCACGTCCTGTTCGTTAAATTCATAGCTGAGCGCTTCCTTAATGTCGGCCTGTTTCTGCTCTATCCGCCCCTTCGTCGGTAACTCGCAACCAGCGGCTGCGGTAGCTTCCACCCACTTCTGAAACTCCCCCTCTGTGAATTCGGAATTCGACACAAATTCCAGCCTGAAGATCCTCTCTTGCGTACCGTGCCTCACCCGCAATCCCTTGAAACAAgaagttattatttttctacataCAAAAGTTTGACATCACCTTATTCGTTCGAGTGTTTCCCAGTTGATAAATCTTAGTGGTTTCATAAACCCCCATCACTTCGGCCGCCCTATATACCGCTGCTCCATTGTGCTGCCCAATTCCGATTCTAATAAAACATCCTTTTGCTATTCTGTCGAAAAAAGGCATGTGAACGAATCGCTCTAATTTATGCCTTGACAGTCTAATGGTATTAAGATCCAGTTTGGTGGGAGTGTACGGCGCTTTCTTCAGCTCTTCTTCATCGTTGTCACTACTACTCGAGCTAGAGCTGGAAGAACGAGAACCAGAGCCTGATTGAGACCGCGAACGAGACCTGGATTTTGCTTTCTGCACTGGGGACTTTCGGACTTCTATTTAACGTTAGATAGAAAGTGGAAGATATTAATATTCACCTTCATTGTCACTATCACTATCATCTGAGTATATATCTGaagttttcagttttgtttCACTCTTCTTGGAGCTCATAgcttcctcctcctcctcttgTAGTTTTCGCCTCTCCTGCTCCTTTCGCTTTCTTTCCTCCTCTGCCTCTTCTCGCTTCAGTTTCCCCTCTCGGCGAGCCTTCAGCTCAGCCATAGCGTTAACCCtttcaaacaattaaaaattatttatttatcccATTATTTAAAGAACATagcaatttatataaataggGCACAAAACAAAGGCGATAAGAACTGGTGATGAGAATGTAGCTACAGTATTCTATTCCAGTGtatagaatttaataaaaattattcaattgtaAGAGGACTTTTGGGGTCATAAAGGCTATTCATATATCCTTCAAACAACTCACCTTTTATTGTCAGCCTTTCCTCTATTTTCCTCAATATTCTTTTTACGTTCTTTGCTCCTTTCCTTATGGTCGATAGAACTGAAATCAGTCTGAAACTTGCTTGAAGCTCTCTCCTCCTGCTCCCTAAAATCTTCTACCCACTCGGGCTCCTTAGCTTTCACCCTCTCTTCCTCCTTCCTTTTGGTTTTATCTTTGTCTTTAGGTTTTGTAAATGACTTATCCTTGGCTCTTTCTAAGCGTTTTTGTTGCCGCAATTTCTTCTCTATTTCAAATCTGCAAAAGTCACATTGACaaacaaaatatacaaacAATGTCTGTTTTGTTTTGCATATGATGATAGTTGTCGACTTAACCTCATGTGACACTAACCTAGTTTTCATGAGTTCTCGCTGTTCTATACGCTTGAAAATTTCAGTCTCCCGCTCTTTTTCTGTAAGGCTGGCCAGTCGAGCCCTATCTTCTGCATCTCCCATAAGTTGATCATCATAGCCATCATTGAACTCATCCTCAGAGCTATCTGAAGAATCACTAACTTCACCTAAAAAACAGAAACTTAAGTGATGACTTAATGCAATCCCCAttagattttgaatttatgcCTTCTTCAAGCTCAGAGAGATCAGACATCTTTGAGGGTTCTACAGGTTTGAGTTGAGCCTTTTTATTATCAGTTCCTGACCCAGAATCTCGATCTAGTTTGACCTTTTTAGTGCTACTTTTTTGACCACTTTCACTCTCTGAAGCACTAGAACCTTCAGAACTAAATCCACCTTGCATGGGAGAACCTTTCttcttattctttttcttGGCAAGACCCAGAAACtcctaaaaaatgtttaaagaattattttttatgattaattGCTAAAGAACTACAAAGGGATTCTTGGAAGGACAGAATACTGAACATTGTTATTAAACGAATAACATTACATGGGAAACTTGGGAGAGGTTGTTATGAAAAAAGAAGTCAGCCGTCAGGCACATTTCTAGGCCTACTGGAATCACTTTTTGGGGACTTTTAACATGGTCACTTAAAGTTTATAAGATGAGCAAAAAACTTCAACTTACTTTATCTAAATCGGAGTCCGAATTGTCACTGGAATCAGAATCTATAAAGGCCTTCCGTTTCACCATGATTTGCGTTATTTAAATGCACGTTTTCATCAAACCAAATAAACGAATAACAAGCACAATTCACCAAccaccatttttaatttggcaattgTTATAGAACCGTTCTAACGGAACTTTGGAGATTCGCCGGCTCTTTACAAGGACCGCTATTGATCCGTTCGCCAAACCCACGTAGaaaatgtagattttttttctacagtGTTGTCGCAAATACATCAGGATTTTGAGGGTTATGTGTTTAAAaacaaggaaattttaaattattaataaatgtgaTTTAATGTGACAACGCAGcatggaaaaagtttttttgatGAACGAATACtttgttatattaaatttctagtTTGGTTTTAGTAGTCCTTTTTCTTGCTATTGTTCAAAGAGAGACATGATAGGTTCTGCAAACGTTTACAATTACCTttgttataacaaaaaaaaattatcgctAATGACGATATACCCACACTAAcaactaaattaataatggctGTTATCTGCTTTATTCTgtacattaataaaattacaaaaaaatacaatcacCGGTGGAAAATTTAGTGTGATAATTCATTGCATTTGGTACGAAAACTGCCTAAATATCGGGGCGTGGCGCGAATATTCAATTCAAAGGAAGCCATTTTGAAATGACTCCATTTCCTTTTATGGGCATTTGAACCAGCGGGCGTTCACATTGGCCGACACGGTGAGTCACCTGAATATCCTTTATTGGCCAAACATCCCCGTTttcgataataatttaatttccattgtGTTGAGGGAATGATTAAAAATGCTGACCACTTTGGAAACTATAGAAAAACAGCTAagattaattgattttgaggCTAAGCAATTTAGTGATTTGAAAAGCCCGCCATGCTCCGCAGACTAAAGTAGAGCGATAATTTTATGGCAAATTATGTACTTTATTTAACTTGATGTTTTTGCTATGGCTGAAAAGCTTTGAACTAATAAACTAGGCCGTTTGACGAATCTTAAGGCGGTAAGATTAAGTCTAATTCTTgaaattagcaaaattttcCGCTGAACTGTGGGAAAAGCGATCGCCTTATCAGCGCTTGCGCCGCACATGGTGGGGACCCCACTGCTCAGAACATATCGCCGTCTCTTTTTACCTCATCCAATTCTCGATACTGATAAAAGAAACCAATATAGACGAGGATTGACAGACCCGGTGAATCATTTGGCAACTAGCCGTCCGCGAAGACCAACTCGAACGAGACATTTCGTTTCAACTTCATCGGCAATATCAGAAGTGAATTGTGTagttttttgcattttggattaaatcaaaatggtaAGTAAAGTGTCCTCTTTGCCCTCGTCATTAAACCGATACAGCGGTTCGCGTAAAAGTGGAGAAAAACGAACGGTTTCGCACCTACGCCGGGCGGCCATTGATGAGTCCAAATTGCAATTCCCAATTTGGTGCTGTAAATTGTGCCCGTGTCCCCTTTGCCacacacttaaattttttcacagaGAGTCTTTTGTTGCTTTTCCATTTACTCGCACTAAGACAATCTTGCTTTCAAAAGGTTTCTGTTCTGCCTACGTGCTGCACCAGTGGGGCGGTTTTTTGCCCTCCACCGTTGCAAATATCGTTGCGGCATCCGTAATCGGACGGTGATTCACTCCTGCAGGCTATTCACACATCCTTTTGTCCCCCTCCCCTCCCATCCCCGTCTGGGCATTTTTACAACCATTGCATATGTTGCACCTGGCGAATTGGGTACTGTGCCCTCCTTTGAACCCTGTGCAGGGGTCGGTAACCAACGTGGTCTCCTGGAGAACCGTCACGATAGTACCCCAAAATAGCTTACATGTGGGGCTTCTATAAATAGACAGGAATCAGTCTAAAATTATCCTTATTTGGCCGACCTTGTGTTTGAGACTGCTGAGATTTTTGTAGGGCCTTTAAATTCTGATTTGCTTAGCAGCAGGTGggatattttgaaagttaaaGGTGCATCGGAGTTCCAAAAAGGGGTTTAGTTTCTTATCTAATAAACCGTATGTTTTGTCCGCCTATAATAGatttatggaatttatttaacCCAATAATAATCGACAATTTTAGATCTTCCAGtagtaattttctaaatttacatGGAGCCTTGTCGGATagccaaaataattattattaaagtggTTTCCTGGCACTGCTCTAGTTTCAGTCCTACACAAAAAGTTcctaaatgtgaaaaaaacctgtattttaataaatcaataattgagtaaataaataataatgttgagaacaaagaaaaccgtaatgaaattattgaattttgagatAACATTGATAACATCTTGAGGTGCCATTTCCAAACAATACTTAATTATTGCTATTGTAGGCTCACACATTCATGTCCATCTTTTGCATGATTAAGTATATTACCCCGAACATATCTATAAATCATTATCTTATGTATTGGAATGTTTGCAAAAACACCTAATTACTGCTAACTGGTTTTCAGACGAGTGATTCATTCTTCTCTGAAACTGATTTTGTCCTTTAACGGAAGGttattttagtattatttcCTAAAATATGATGCCGTATTCTTGTCTGTGCAACATCAGCAAGGAAGTTGTTTTGTCGTAGGCATCCGGTGTGACTGTGTCGGACGTCTGCAAAACCACCtatgaagaaatcaaaaaggacaaaaaacaTCGCTATGTGATTTTCTTCATCAAAGATGAGAGGCAAATTGATGTAGAGGTGAGCTTCGCGTCCCTTCAGTGAGGAggactttatttttttttattcctaaTAGGTAATCGGAGCGCGTGACGAGGAGTATGATCAGTTCCTCACCAACCTGCAGGCGGGGGGTGCGGGCGAGTGCCGCTATGGTCTTTACGACTTCGAATACACGCACCAGTGCCAGGGCACATCCGAGGCCagcaaaaaacagaaattgttcctAATGTCCTGGTGCCCAGACACTGCCAAAGTCAAAAAGAAGATGTTGTATTCTAGGTGCTCAATGgccttttgaaaaattttatttccctACTAATGTTTCTTGTTTTGCAGCTCTTTTGACGCTCTGAAAAAATCCCTGGTAGGTGTACAAAAGTATATTCAAGCGACGGATTTGTCGGAAGCTAGCCAGGAGGCTGTAGAGGAGAAACTTAGGGCCACCGATCGTCAATAGGTGGCGACGGGCGCGCTTTTGCTTTAAAATGATTTCTCTTTTGTATTTCGACTGTCATCTACTCACGCACCCTACCTTTAAGAGgtgtattatttatataataagtattcgattaataaaataaagcttcattttGTAAAACCGGattttaagttgttttttttgagTGGGAATTTATCCTTAAAGGTTTCACGTATATTACTCACAAGGAAGTCTTTAGAGACTCCAATTCGACTGCCGAGAATCCACACACACTAAAATTCATTTCTACGAGCAgtctgattaattttcgagaattttaagaaatatccTGCAGAAATAAGTGATAGGCGGTACCATCGATGAAACCTTTGTTTTTCCTGAATTAAATTAAGACATTGTGTATATATGGTTGCCTATGCAACATCTCCAGGCTAGTGACAATACGGGGGGTAATCAATAATACCTTCGACGGGTCTCGTAAGATCCACCGTTAAAGCATGAAAAATACCATTGCACTCATTTGTAGAAGCAAGATCACGAATTCGAACTGATTAAACTATTATTGTTCAAATATCGAATAATAATTGTACATTGTATATCTTGGAGAGCCAGGGATGCACGACGATAAATCAGAGTTCTGCCTTCGTTAAACTAGAATATCTTCAATGCCAAAAAATCGTTAATCAGCTgcgatatttgaataaaacaaatttaaaaatccaaaaacgtgtttatttgttcattaaaaaaatacaaataagaGCGGATAAAGAGGCCGAAACTGATTTTCTGCTCCGCATATTGACTGACGGCGACGAAATGGCGGATCAGCGGCCCTTCTGTGGCATCGAGCTGTCCAGTCGAAACAACCTCATGCAAAAGAAACACGAGTGGTTTAAGTACTGTCACCATTATTATTTGAACCAAGAAAAAGAAACTGCTTTTGTTCTACGTTAAAACTACTTGCGGTGGAACTGTTCGATGCAAAGCTTGCAGGACCAGGAACCTTCTGGGGGATTCTCCAGAGGGGGAGTTAGGCAATACATGTGGTACCCGCGGTCGCAATCGTCGCAAAATAGCAACTGATCCTTTAAAATCTCCTTAGTTTCTTGAAGttcatttagaaattatttgatACTTACGTCATTATCGGAGGTGCCACACACGGAGCAGCACTTGCACTCGATGCACTGCCAACGGTACTTCTTTACAGAGACTTTCATGTTATCGGTAAATTGCAGACAAGTTGGATGACCTAAGGATCGAATCAGTTGGGATTGGGGTATCGAACTGTGGCTCGACGGGACTGGGTGCCGAAGAACAGGTACTTTCCAAGATAtgttaatttttccaaaacgtAATTCCAAATCCTGAGACGtgtcaaaagaaaaattgacatAAATTGAAGCGCACCACGCCACTTCGGCACCGAAGAAAACACTTCGTCTACTTAAAtgttagaaaatttattgcacaTGGTTTTTGAGTCGCTCTACAAAACATCAATTCTTGGAAAATAACTGTTCTCACAACACCCCGACACGTATTAAACTTATTGGGTCGCTGCAGCCGCTTAAGAAACGCTAACATTCGAGTATTTTCGTCActaaatatacaaataaattacgGTTAGATTAATCTATCTTTACACTTATAATATGCTGAGAAAACCATGAacttattttgatttgttgCAAGTTTTATTTGGGAAGATCAAACATAGGGGGAACCCAAAATTCTATTCTGAATCAACACGGTGTTTCACTGAAAAATTATGGGCTTGAAATTGGTTTAGAGACACCCTTGATCgtgatattattttcattaaaatgaaaaaattacagaaaagaAGATTACGATAAACAATATGCATTCCAAAAGTCGCGTTGTAAACGAAAATGACATAATTGAGGTGTGGCTTCTCGACAGTCGCGCCGCCATTGGTCTGTTAGGTATTCTTCATATTGCCATTTTATCGGCCATAGTGTGAAATGTCGTTTTTCATCGCCCATGCAACAAGGCACAAGAAATAAACATAAACGAACAGCTTCGCGGCCATCTTAGCAACTAATGTTGACTCGACTTTTCTTTTCACAATATGTATCGTTcaattcttaaaataaaaaataagtttttgattaaactTAGAAAATCCTTCATAGAATTtcgtaaattaaatattttcagtcaTAGATATCATATCCAACTGGCATGAAATGACTGACTAGTTTGTATTAgtgctacagggtgttttttttaaagtgcgTTCCGTGTTACATAATCGGTTAAACCGGAAAACATTACCGTTTTTGAAGGAACTTCggtcaaaaaagtttattaattacttttccAGTTTCtcgttttgtaaaatttaggACACCAAAGTGTCATTAACCTTAAGAGTCtccaaaaaattacatattctcCCATTAACAGATATTGTAACTCTCACCGTTTCGGGCACATCAACAGTAAATGCACTTAACAAAGACAACCgcataatatttattgttttggaAACAATTTCGCCTTCTTGCCCACCCCAGCGCTCGATTGACTTTAACTATTAGCTGATAAACCTATGTCTTAACATCTAGTACTGGCCCACTTTGTTCACGCTAGCGCCCCCCGATGACAAACATCATTCGATGCATCAGGGGGCGCCACATCCGAACGACCCACTACAacaccattaaaataataatctcaATTTGACTACACAATTTCGACTCcgccaaaaaacaaaattaataaataaatttaacaaaactgGCAGTATTAGTACGGAGGAGCCGTCGCAAGAGGACGCAACGCCCCACAAAAACAAAAGTGACTAGCCAATGACGCCGCTGTTATGAAACACCGCCGCCTACTTCTTTTTACGCCCGCGTTTTGGTTTCTCATCAGCGGCCGCGCGGGCCGCGCTCATCTCCTTACCTGAGCGACCACAATCATGACACGAAACCAATTCCTCAACGCCACCCGTCTTTTTGTTTTGCGTGGAATCGCCCAAGCAAAAGTCACAGTAGGGGCTTGCCGGCACTTTTCGGTCCGCCCCGATCATGGGAGGCGGCGGCAACAAGGACGGCCCCGCCATCATAGTCGGCTCATGAAGGGGCAATGCATTGACAAGCGGGATCTCTATCGTTTTCTCCGGCTTGAGGATAGGCATAGGCAGGTCCTCGCCCATAGGTGCTGGAGGGGGTTGCGTCACCGGAAGATTGGGCGGGAGTTGGGGAGGGGCCTGTCCTGGCATTGGCATCACTTGTGGAGGCATCTGCGGCATTGCTTGAGGCGGCATCTGCGGTATCATCATGCCCGGCTGAGGCGGCCCGGGAGGACGGGGACCGCGCCTCCCTGGTGGACCTGcggaaaaaaaacctttacgTTTCCGGAATCGCCGTTTTCGGGACTTCGTCAGCTGTgtctcttttaatttttcctatcTTTTGCAACAAACAGCCCCCCCCCTCCCCGTTCCTCcaccaaaacagaaaaaaaagaaacgcgCCCCGCCTACTCTACAAACTCTGCTACACACATgcgtcaatttgaaaaataaatcgtaaaatagaaaaaaaggcATGTACCCGGAGCCTGATTCAAAAACGACACATAGCTGTCTTGATAGACTTGTCCCTGATTGGGCCCCATACCGGGGGGCGGGCCCTGCTGGGCGGGTCCTTCGACGATTGCACCCGGCAGCACTGGGCCAGGCGGCATGGGTGGACCTTGATTTGGCGGCGGCTGGCCAATAAACGGAGGAGGTTGGCCTGAATTTGGACCGGCGGGCGGGACCGTCATGGGTGAGGCAACTGTGCTTTCTCGCGAATTCTCCTCGCTCGCGCCCTCTTTGTGGGAGTGGCCATAATGGTAGGTGAGTCCTGGGCGCGTTTTGTAGCGGGCACCGCACACTGAAAGAGACACACGATACTGTGGTGGTGGTGGCACCAGAGGCCTGAGCTTTTGATTGGTGCGTTTGTGACAGAGTGTTACTGATTGGCCGAAAggagaaaaaatgataatctACAGCCCTTTTTGACATGACAGCAGTTAGTACATTATTACAACAATAAAGCTTTTGGTTAAAACATAATCCCAATCCCAATCaccttaatattattaaatatatctgTTAACAACAAAAAGTGGCCACACCATAAACTTTGTTGCTACTTCAGGTTACAACTTTGAAGTTTACACC containing:
- the tsr gene encoding cofilin/actin-depolymerizing factor homolog, with amino-acid sequence MASGVTVSDVCKTTYEEIKKDKKHRYVIFFIKDERQIDVEVIGARDEEYDQFLTNLQAGGAGECRYGLYDFEYTHQCQGTSEASKKQKLFLMSWCPDTAKVKKKMLYSSSFDALKKSLVGVQKYIQATDLSEASQEAVEEKLRATDRQ
- the Rtf1 gene encoding RNA polymerase-associated protein Rtf1 isoform X1, whose translation is MVKRKAFIDSDSSDNSDSDLDKEFLGLAKKKNKKKGSPMQGGFSSEGSSASESESGQKSSTKKVKLDRDSGSGTDNKKAQLKPVEPSKMSDLSELEEGEVSDSSDSSEDEFNDGYDDQLMGDAEDRARLASLTEKERETEIFKRIEQRELMKTRFEIEKKLRQQKRLERAKDKSFTKPKDKDKTKRKEEERVKAKEPEWVEDFREQEERASSKFQTDFSSIDHKERSKERKKNIEENRGKADNKRVNAMAELKARREGKLKREEAEEERKRKEQERRKLQEEEEEAMSSKKSETKLKTSDIYSDDSDSDNEEVRKSPVQKAKSRSRSRSQSGSGSRSSSSSSSSSDNDEEELKKAPYTPTKLDLNTIRLSRHKLERFVHMPFFDRIAKGCFIRIGIGQHNGAAVYRAAEVMGVYETTKIYQLGNTRTNKGLRVRHGTQERIFRLEFVSNSEFTEGEFQKWVEATAAAGCELPTKGRIEQKQADIKEALSYEFNEQDVDRILKEKERFKQNPHNYAMKKATLMKEREAALGRGDDNYAQEMSDKLAQLEERASELDKRRTATISSISYINDRNRKRNVEEAEKAIIAEIRANKGKKVDDPFTRRSTKPRMNFKAGEKEAIAEAERQAQAERQALESKQNEDAQQQKKQDFKLPQVSQEDLFSAHDFDIKIDLEVPLPSASVNVVTKATPKDVGPRRSLNLQDYKKKRGLI
- the d4 gene encoding zinc finger protein ubi-d4 A isoform X2; its protein translation is MATATLPPAAAVPSTSTPQSNLEKIENFMSEQSYKEILESSANFNTRLCIERRLRLPFIDTQTGVAQNHSSLFMHKRQRMPGLTPGQIYSYPRQRWRKRRRQYLTINSRAYARHADLLDGESDMHSISQIENPALQDTDSKDSQLLSGEVSKEWFYDEQDMLEIETYDEPDPDSDLDYEESSYSKRKRGRKSGGRGRAGNDSPSTPGRKRGAGRGRGKKTGPGGHNYDPTPGDPDKPFACELCGARYKTRPGLTYHYGHSHKEGASEENSRESTVASPMTVPPAGPNSGQPPPFIGQPPPNQGPPMPPGPVLPGAIVEGPAQQGPPPGPPGRRGPRPPGPPQPGMMIPQMPPQAMPQMPPQVMPMPGQAPPQLPPNLPVTQPPPAPMGEDLPMPILKPEKTIEIPLVNALPLHEPTMMAGPSLLPPPPMIGADRKVPASPYCDFCLGDSTQNKKTGGVEELVSCHDCGRSGHPTCLQFTDNMKVSVKKYRWQCIECKCCSVCGTSDNDDQLLFCDDCDRGYHMYCLTPPLENPPEGSWSCKLCIEQFHRK
- the d4 gene encoding zinc finger protein ubi-d4 A isoform X1; the encoded protein is MATATLPPAAAVPSTSTPQSNLEKIENFMSEQSYKEILESSANFNTRLCIERRLRLPFIDTQTGVAQNHSSLFMHKRQRMPGLTPGQIYSYPRQRWRKRRRQYLTINSRAYARHADLLDGESDMHSISQIENPALQDTDSKDSQLLSGEVSKEWFYDEQDMLEIETYDEPDPDSDLDYEESSYSKRKRGRKSGGRGRAGNDSPSTPGRKRGAGRGRGKKTGPGGHNYDPTPGDPDKPFACELCGARYKTRPGLTYHYGHSHKEGASEENSRESTVASPMTVPPAGPNSGQPPPFIGQPPPNQGPPMPPGPVLPGAIVEGPAQQGPPPGMGPNQGQVYQDSYVSFLNQAPGPPGRRGPRPPGPPQPGMMIPQMPPQAMPQMPPQVMPMPGQAPPQLPPNLPVTQPPPAPMGEDLPMPILKPEKTIEIPLVNALPLHEPTMMAGPSLLPPPPMIGADRKVPASPYCDFCLGDSTQNKKTGGVEELVSCHDCGRSGHPTCLQFTDNMKVSVKKYRWQCIECKCCSVCGTSDNDDQLLFCDDCDRGYHMYCLTPPLENPPEGSWSCKLCIEQFHRK
- the Rtf1 gene encoding RNA polymerase-associated protein Rtf1 isoform X2, translating into MVKRKAFIDSDSSDNSDSDLDKEFLGLAKKKNKKKGSPMQGGFSSEGSSASESESGQKSSTKKVKLDRDSGSGTDNKKAQLKPVEPSKMSDLSELEEGEVSDSSDSSEDEFNDGYDDQLMGDAEDRARLASLTEKERETEIFKRIEQRELMKTRFEIEKKLRQQKRLERAKDKSFTKPKDKDKTKRKEEERVKAKEPEWVEDFREQEERASSKFQTDFSSIDHKERSKERKKNIEENRGKADNKRVNAMAELKARREGKLKREEAEEERKRKEQERRKLQEEEEEAMSSKKSETKLKTSDIYSDDSDSDNEVRKSPVQKAKSRSRSRSQSGSGSRSSSSSSSSSDNDEEELKKAPYTPTKLDLNTIRLSRHKLERFVHMPFFDRIAKGCFIRIGIGQHNGAAVYRAAEVMGVYETTKIYQLGNTRTNKGLRVRHGTQERIFRLEFVSNSEFTEGEFQKWVEATAAAGCELPTKGRIEQKQADIKEALSYEFNEQDVDRILKEKERFKQNPHNYAMKKATLMKEREAALGRGDDNYAQEMSDKLAQLEERASELDKRRTATISSISYINDRNRKRNVEEAEKAIIAEIRANKGKKVDDPFTRRSTKPRMNFKAGEKEAIAEAERQAQAERQALESKQNEDAQQQKKQDFKLPQVSQEDLFSAHDFDIKIDLEVPLPSASVNVVTKATPKDVGPRRSLNLQDYKKKRGLI